A region from the Triticum aestivum cultivar Chinese Spring chromosome 3D, IWGSC CS RefSeq v2.1, whole genome shotgun sequence genome encodes:
- the LOC123076393 gene encoding protein NRT1/ PTR FAMILY 5.10, translating into MDSGVLLPPGEPSTTSKPGGWPAALFLIAVEFVERVGFYGVQGNLITYLTGPLGLSTAAAAAGVNAWAGTASMLPLLGALAADSWIGRYRAIVAAGVLYLVSFGMLTVSSMVPPRQPQPAASPPASPPRAAFFYATIYVVALAQGFHKPNAQALGADQFPRSSPDSIASRSSFFNWLHFSMSWGFIVAVVALSYVQDNVGWAAGFGASWAMMLVSLSMFLLGTGTYRIAEQPRDRRALARLTEKLAATARTWTDRVFRRSAAMDDECLLRPKEQEGKGVMVKLLPIWMTSVVYAMVIVQVSTLFTKQGSTMDRRIGATTGLVVPPAALQSFVGLAIIASVPIYDRAFVPLARRVTKHPSGITMLQRIGAGMAIASVAMAVAALVEAARLRAARDAGLVDSPGVTVPMSLWWMVPQYVLLGLANVFTMVGLEEFFYDQVPDALRSVGLALCMSIMGVGNYASGVLVSAVDWATMRTGESWFSDNLNRAHLDYFYWALAGVAALEVLVFLYFSTRYVYTNKRELVM; encoded by the exons ATGGACTCTGGCGTGCTCCTGCCTCCGGGTGAGCCGTCGACCACCAGCAAACCCGGCGGATGGCCAGCAGCACTCTTCCTGATAG CGGTGGAGTTCGTGGAGCGCGTCGGGTTCTACGGCGTGCAGGGCAACCTGATCACGTACCTCACCGGCCCGCTGGGTCTGTCCaccgcggcggccgcggccggggTGAACGCCTGGGCCGGGACGGCGTCGATGCTGCCGCTTCTCGGCGCGCTGGCCGCCGACTCCTGGATTGGCCGGTACCGGGCCATCGTGGCCGCCGGCGTGCTCTACCTCGTG AGCTTCGGGATGCTGACGGTGTCATCCATGGTACCACCACGTCAACCTCAACCAGCGGCATCGCCGCCGGCGTCCCCTCCCCGCGCGGCGTTCTTCTACGCCACGATCTACGTGGTGGCGCTGGCGCAGGGCTTCCACAAGCCCAATGCGCAGGCCCTCGGCGCGGACCAATTCCCCCGGAGCTCCCCCGACAGCATCGCGTCCCGTAGCTCTTTCTTCAACTGGCTCCACTTCTCCATGTCGTGGGGCTTCATTGTCGCCGTCGTCGCGCTGAGCTACGTGCAGGACAACGTCGGCTGGGCCGCCGGGTTCGGCGCGTCCTGGGCGATGATGCTCGTGTCCCTGTCCATGTTCTTGCTTGGCACGGGCACGTACCGTATCGCAGAGCAGCCACGCGACCGCCGTGCTCTCGCACGGCTCACGGAAAAGTTGGCAGCCACGGCGCGTACATGGACTGACAGGGTCTTCCGTCGCAGCGCCGCCATGGACGATGAATG TTTACTGAGGCCAAAAGAGCAGGAAGGCAAGGGGGTCATGGTGAAGCTGCTTCCGATATGGATGACCAGCGTCGTGTATGCAATGGTGATCGTGCAGGTGTCCACTCTGTTCACCAAGCAGGGCAGCACCATGGACCGGCGCATCGGCGCGACCACAGGCCTAGTCGTGCCTCCGGCGGCGCTACAGAGCTTCGTCGGCCTCGCCATCATCGCCTCCGTCCCCATCTACGACCGCGCCTTCGTGCCCCTCGCGAGGCGCGTGACCAAGCATCCCTCCGGGATCACCATGCTCCAGCGCATTGGCGCCGGCATGGCCATCGCGTCCGTCGCCATGGCCGTCGCGGCGCTCGTGGAGGCGGCGCGCCTCCGCGCGGCGAGGGACGCCGGCCTGGTCGACAGTCCGGGGGTGACGGTGCCGATGAGCCTGTGGTGGATGGTGCCGCAGTACGTGCTGCTCGGCCTCGCCAACGTGTTCACCATGGTGGGCCTGGAGGAGTTCTTCTACGACCAGGTGCCCGACGCGCTCCGGAGCGTCGGGCTCGCGCTCTGCATGAGCATCATGGGCGTGGGGAACTACGCCAGCGGCGTGCTCGTGTCGGCGGTCGACTGGGCGACGATGCGCACGGGGGAGAGCTGGTTCTCGGACAACCTCAACCGTGCGCACCTCGACTACTTCTACTGGGCTCTGGCCGGGGTCGCCGCGCTGGAGGTGCTCGTTTTCTTGTATTTTTCCACGAGATACGTCTACACTAACAAACGCGAGCTTGTAATGTAG
- the LOC123079916 gene encoding protein NRT1/ PTR FAMILY 5.10: MHHRSLLAYAYAHSEDSAAAMADAVAGAVDYRGRPASRAATGGWKSSVFVMAMEIAERFAYKGVAANLITYLTGPLGQPMARAAASIDAWKGVSQMLPLPVACVADAWLGRYRAIVLASILFVVSMGTLSLSSAFHIFRSGGHVAVFYVALYLVALGEGAHKPCAQAFAADQFDEKDPKENVARSSFFNWWYFGMCAGTAVTTMVSSYVQDNVGWGLGFGIPCIVILVSLAVFLIGTPSYRYYTTKEPSPVARVGKALLVLIKSWRSKHRTNPASGKVEAKNSDEDLVEEVRSVFRLLPIWASCIIYAIIFSQTSTFFTKQAATLDRRIGPKFKVPPAALQTFISVSIVAFIPVYDRLFVPLARRYTGRPTGITMLQRVGAGLSLSLVAVVLSALVEMRRLGVARDAGLVDAPKAHLPMTLWWMVPQYVLIGVSDVFAMIGLQEFFYDQVPDAVRSLGLALFLSIFGVGHLLSSFLISVIDRATAKRGASWFSNNLNRAHLDYFYWLLAGLCVLELVAFFFFSRAYVYKKKSDDGDYRGGDADADATLV; encoded by the exons ATGCATCACCGGAGCCTGCTCGCCTACGCCTACGCACACTCGGAGGACAGCGCCGCCGCCATGGCGGACGCCGTTGCTGGCGCCGTCGACTACCGCGGCCGGcccgcctcccgcgccgccaccgGCGGCTGGAAGTCCTCGGTGTTCGTCATGG CAATGGAGATCGCCGAGCGGTTCGCGTACAAGGGCGTGGCGGCGAACCTCATCACGTACCTCACGGGGCCGCTGGGCCAGCCCATGGCGCGCGCCGCGGCGTCCATCGACGCCTGGAAGGGCGTCTCCCAGATGCTGCCGCTGCCGGTGGCCTGCGTCGCCGACGCCTGGCTCGGCCGCTACCGGGCCATCGTCCTCGCCTCCATCCTCTTCGTCGTG AGCATGGGCACGCTGTCGCTGTCGTCGGCGTTCCACATCTTCCGCTCCGGCGGCCACGTGGCCGTCTTCTACGTCGCGCTCTACCTGGTGGCGCTGGGCGAGGGCGCGCACAAGCCCTGCGCGCAGGCGTTCGCGGCCGACCAGTTCGACGAGAAGGACCCCAAGGAGAACGTGGCGCGTAGCTccttcttcaactggtggtactTCGGCATGTGCGCCGGCACCGCCGTCACCACCATGGTCTCGAGCTACGTCCAGGACAACGTCGGCTGGGGCCTCGGCTTCGGCATCCCCTGCATCGTCATCCTCGTCTCCCTCGCCGTCTTCCTCATTGGCACTCCCTCCTACCGCTACTACACCACCAAGGAGCCCAGCCCCGTCGCCCGCGTCGGCAAGGCGCTCCTGGTGCTCATCAAGAGCTGGAGATCAAAGCACCGCACCAA TCCGGCGAGCGGCAAGGTGGAGGCCAAGAACTCCGACGAGGACCTGGTGGAGGAGGTGAGGAGCGTCTTCCGCCTGCTGCCCATCTGGGCGTCCTGCATAATCTACGCCATCATCTTCTCCCagacctccaccttcttcaccaagcAGGCGGCCACGCTGGACCGCCGGATCGGCCCCAAGTTcaaggtgccgccggcggcgctgCAGACCTTCATCAGCGTCAGCATAGTGGCCTTCATCCCGGTGTACGACCGCCTCTTCGTGCCGCTCGCGCGCCGCTACACGGGGCGGCCCACGGGCATCACCATGCTGCAGCGGGTCGGCgccggcctctccctctccctcgtcgcCGTCGTGCTCTCGGCGCTCGTGGAGATGAGGCGGCTCGGCGTCGCCAGGGACGCCGGCCTGGTGGACGCCCCCAAGGCGCACCTGCCCATGACGCTCTGGTGGATGGTGCCGCAGTACGTCCTCATCGGCGTCTCCGACGTGTTCGCCATGATCGGCCTCCAGGAGTTCTTCTACGACCAGGTGCCCGACGCCGTGCGCAGCCTCGGCCTCGCGCTCTTCCTCAGCATCTTCGGGGTGGGCCACCTCCTCAGCAGCTTCCTCATCTCCGTCATCGACAGGGCCACGGCGAAGCGCGGCGCCAGCTGGTTCTCCAACAACCTCAACCGCGCGCACCTCGACTACTTCTACTGGCTGCTCGCCGGACTCTGCGTCCTCGAGCTCGTCGCATTCTTCTTCTTCTCGCGAGCCTATGTGTACAAGAAGAAGAGCGACGATGGCGATTACAGGGGAGGTGATGCAGATGCTGATGCTACATTGGTGTAA